From Pan troglodytes isolate AG18354 chromosome 11, NHGRI_mPanTro3-v2.0_pri, whole genome shotgun sequence, the proteins below share one genomic window:
- the COQ4 gene encoding ubiquinone biosynthesis protein COQ4 homolog, mitochondrial isoform X2, translating to MATLLRPVLRRLCGLPGLQRPAAEMPLRARSDGAGPLYSHHIPTSPLQKALLAAGSAAMALYNPYRHGSVPGFRRPPSTWASSRACRKAPSVASISVSWM from the exons ATGGCGACTTTGCTGCGCCCTGTCCTCCGTCGGCTCTGCGGGCTCCCGGGCCTACAGCGGCCTGCGGCAG AAATGCCCCTCCGGGCTAGGAGCGACGGCGCCGGCCCGCTATACTCGCACCACATCCCCACCTCCCCGCTGCAGAAAGCGCTGTTGGCCGCCGGCTCCGCGGCGATGGCGCTCTATAACCCCTACCGCCACG GGAGCGTCCCCGGATTTCGACGTCCACCCTCGACCTGGGCAAGCTCCAGAGCCTGCCGGAAGGCTCCCTCGGTCGCGAGTATCTCCGTTTCCTGGATGTGA
- the COQ4 gene encoding ubiquinone biosynthesis protein COQ4 homolog, mitochondrial isoform X1 encodes MATLLRPVLRRLCGLPGLQRPAAEMPLRARSDGAGPLYSHHIPTSPLQKALLAAGSAAMALYNPYRHDMVAVLGETTGHRTLKVLRDQMRRDPEGAQILQERPRISTSTLDLGKLQSLPEGSLGREYLRFLDVNRVSPDTRAPTRFVDDEELAYVIQRYREVHDMLHTLLGMPTNILGEIVVKWFEAVQTGLPMCILGAFFGPIRLGTQSLQVLVSELIPWAIQNGRRAPCVLNLYYERRWEQSLRALREELGITAPPMHVQGLA; translated from the exons ATGGCGACTTTGCTGCGCCCTGTCCTCCGTCGGCTCTGCGGGCTCCCGGGCCTACAGCGGCCTGCGGCAG AAATGCCCCTCCGGGCTAGGAGCGACGGCGCCGGCCCGCTATACTCGCACCACATCCCCACCTCCCCGCTGCAGAAAGCGCTGTTGGCCGCCGGCTCCGCGGCGATGGCGCTCTATAACCCCTACCGCCACG ACATGGTCGCAGTTCTAGGGGAGACCACAGGACACCGCACCCTGAAGGTCCTCAGGGACCAGATGAGGAGGGATCCAGAGGGTGCCCAGATCCTGCA GGAGCGTCCCCGGATTTCGACGTCCACCCTCGACCTGGGCAAGCTCCAGAGCCTGCCGGAAGGCTCCCTCGGTCGCGAGTATCTCCGTTTCCTGGATGTGAAC AGGGTCTCCCCAGACACCCGAGCACCCACCCGCTTCGTGGATGATGAGGAGCTAGCGTATGTGATTCAGCGGTACCGGGAGGTGCACGACATGCTTCACACCCTGCTGGGGATGCCCACCAACATCCTGG GGGAGATCGTGGTGAAATGGTTTGAGGCTGTCCAGACTGGCCTGCCCATGTGCATCCTGGGTGCATTCTTTGGACCGATCCGACTTGGCACTCA GAGCCTGCAAGTGCTGGTCTCAGAGTTGATCCCATGGGCCATTCAGAACGGGCGCAGAGCCCCATGTGTCCTCAACCTGTACTATGAGCGGCGCTGGGAGCAGTCCCTGAGGGCTCTGCGGGAGGAGCTGGGCATTACAGCACCACCCATGCACGTCCAGGGCTTGGCCTGA
- the SLC27A4 gene encoding long-chain fatty acid transport protein 4 isoform X2, producing the protein MLLGASLVGVLLFSKLVLKLPWTQVGFSLLFLYLGSGGWRFIRVFFKTIRRDIFGGLVLLKVKAKVRQCLRERRTVPILFASTVRRHPDKTALIFEGTDTHWTFRQLDEYSSSVANFLQARGLASGDVAAIFMENRNEFVGLWLGMAKLGVEAALINTNLRRDALLHCLTTSRARALVFGSEMASAICEVHASLDPSLSLFCSGSWEPGAVPPSTEHLDPLLKDAPKHLPSCPDKGFTGNIVGIGQCLLHGMTVVIRKKFSASRFWDDCIKYNCTIVQYIGELCRYLLNQPPREAENQHQVRMALGNGLRQSIWTNFSSRFHIPQVAEFYGATECNCSLGNFDSQVGACGFNSRILSFVYPIRLVRVNEDTMELIRGPDGVCIPCQPGEPGQLVGRIIQKDPLRRFDGYLNQGANNKKIAKDVFKKGDQAYLTGDVLVMDELGYLYFRDRTGDTFRWKGENVSTTEVEGTLSRLLDMADVAVYGVEVPGTEGRAGMAAVASPTGNCDLERFAQVLEKELPLYARPIFLRLLPELHKTGTYKFQKTELRKEGFDPAIVKDPLFYLDAQKGRYVPLDQEAYSRIQAGEEKL; encoded by the exons ATGCTGCTTGGAGCCTCTCTGGTGGGGGTGCTGCTGTTCTCCAAGCTGGTGCTGAAACTGCCCTGGACCCAGGTGGGATTCTCCCTGTTGTTCCTCTACTTGGGATCTGGCGGCTGGCGCTTCATCCGGGTCTTCTTCAAGACCATCAGGCGCGATATCTT TGGCGGCCTGGTCCTCCTGAAGGTGAAGGCAAAGGTGCGACAGTGCCTGCGGGAGCGGCGGACAGTGCCCATTTTGTTTGCCTCTACCGTTCGGCGCCACCCCGACAAGACGGCCCTGATCTTCGAGGGCACAGATACTCACTGGACCTTCCGCCAGCTGGATGAGTACTCGAGCAGTGTAGCCAACTTCCTGCAGGCCCGGGGCCTGGCCTCGGGCGATGTGGCTGCCATCTTCATGGAGAACCGCAATGAGTTCGTGGGCCTATGGCTGGGCATGGCCAAGCTCGGTGTGGAGGCGGCCCTCATCAACACCAACCTGCGGCGGGATGCTCTGCTCCACTGCCTCACCACCTCGCGCGCACGGGCCCTTGTCTTTGGCAGCGAAATGGCCTCAG CCATCTGTGAGGTCCATGCCAGCCTGGACCCCTCGCTCAGCCTCTTCTGCTCTGGCTCCTGGGAGCCCGGTGCGGTGCCTCCAAGCACAGAACACCTGGACCCTCTGCTGAAAGATGCTCCCAAGCACCTGCCCAGTTGCCCTGACAAGGGCTTCACAG GAAACATCGTGGGAATCGGCCAGTGCCTGCTGCATGGCATGACGGTGGTGATTCGGAAGAAGTTCTCAGCCTCCCGGTTCTGGGACGATTGTATCAAGTACAACTGCACG ATTGTGCAGTACATTGGTGAACTGTGCCGCTACCTCCTGAACCAGCCACCGCGGGAGGCAGAAAACCAGCACCAGGTTCGCATGGCACTAGGCAATGGCCTCCGGCAGTCCATCTGGACCAACTTTTCCAGCCGCTTCCACATACCCCAGGTGGCTGAGTTCTACGGGGCCACGGAGTGcaactgtagcctgggcaacttcGACAGCCAG GTGGGGGCCTGTGGTTTCAATAGCCGCATCCTGTCCTTCGTGTACCCCATCCGGTTGGTACGTGTCAACGAGGACACCATGGAGCTGATCCGGGGGCCCGACGGCGTCTGCATTCCCTGCCAGCCAG GTGAGCCGGGCCAGCTGGTGGGCCGCATCATCCAGAAAGACCCCCTGCGCCGCTTCGATGGCTACCTCAACCAGGGCGCCAACAACAAGAAGATTGCCAAGGACGTCTTCAAGAAGGGGGACCAGGCCTACCTTACTG GTGATGTGCTGGTGATGGACGAGCTGGGCTACCTGTACTTCCGAGACCGCACTGGGGACACGTTCCGCTGGAAAGGTGAGAACGTGTCCACCACCGAGGTGGAAGGCACACTCAGCCGCCTGCTGGACATGGCTGACGTGGCCGTGTATGGTGTCGAGGTGCCAG GAACCGAGGGCCGGGCCGGAATGGCTGCTGTGGCCAGCCCCACTGGCAACTGTGACCTGGAGCGCTTTGCTCAGGTCTTGGAGAAGGAACTGCCCCTGTATGCGCGCCCCATCTTCCTGCGCCTCCTGCCTGAGCTGCACAAAACAG GAACCTACAAGTTCCAGAAGACAGAGCTACGGAAGGAGGGCTTTGACCCGGCTATTGTGAAAGACCCGCTGTTCTATCTAGATGCCCAGAAGGGCCGCTACGTCCCGCTGGACCAAGAGGCCTACAGCCGCATCCAGGCAGGCGAGGAGAAGCTGTGA
- the SLC27A4 gene encoding long-chain fatty acid transport protein 4 isoform X1, which translates to MLLGASLVGVLLFSKLVLKLPWTQVGFSLLFLYLGSGGWRFIRVFFKTIRRDIFGGLVLLKVKAKVRQCLRERRTVPILFASTVRRHPDKTALIFEGTDTHWTFRQLDEYSSSVANFLQARGLASGDVAAIFMENRNEFVGLWLGMAKLGVEAALINTNLRRDALLHCLTTSRARALVFGSEMASAICEVHASLDPSLSLFCSGSWEPGAVPPSTEHLDPLLKDAPKHLPSCPDKGFTDKLFYIYTSGTTGLPKAAIVVHSRYYRMAALVYYGFRMRPNDIVYDCLPLYHSAGNIVGIGQCLLHGMTVVIRKKFSASRFWDDCIKYNCTIVQYIGELCRYLLNQPPREAENQHQVRMALGNGLRQSIWTNFSSRFHIPQVAEFYGATECNCSLGNFDSQVGACGFNSRILSFVYPIRLVRVNEDTMELIRGPDGVCIPCQPGEPGQLVGRIIQKDPLRRFDGYLNQGANNKKIAKDVFKKGDQAYLTGDVLVMDELGYLYFRDRTGDTFRWKGENVSTTEVEGTLSRLLDMADVAVYGVEVPGTEGRAGMAAVASPTGNCDLERFAQVLEKELPLYARPIFLRLLPELHKTGTYKFQKTELRKEGFDPAIVKDPLFYLDAQKGRYVPLDQEAYSRIQAGEEKL; encoded by the exons ATGCTGCTTGGAGCCTCTCTGGTGGGGGTGCTGCTGTTCTCCAAGCTGGTGCTGAAACTGCCCTGGACCCAGGTGGGATTCTCCCTGTTGTTCCTCTACTTGGGATCTGGCGGCTGGCGCTTCATCCGGGTCTTCTTCAAGACCATCAGGCGCGATATCTT TGGCGGCCTGGTCCTCCTGAAGGTGAAGGCAAAGGTGCGACAGTGCCTGCGGGAGCGGCGGACAGTGCCCATTTTGTTTGCCTCTACCGTTCGGCGCCACCCCGACAAGACGGCCCTGATCTTCGAGGGCACAGATACTCACTGGACCTTCCGCCAGCTGGATGAGTACTCGAGCAGTGTAGCCAACTTCCTGCAGGCCCGGGGCCTGGCCTCGGGCGATGTGGCTGCCATCTTCATGGAGAACCGCAATGAGTTCGTGGGCCTATGGCTGGGCATGGCCAAGCTCGGTGTGGAGGCGGCCCTCATCAACACCAACCTGCGGCGGGATGCTCTGCTCCACTGCCTCACCACCTCGCGCGCACGGGCCCTTGTCTTTGGCAGCGAAATGGCCTCAG CCATCTGTGAGGTCCATGCCAGCCTGGACCCCTCGCTCAGCCTCTTCTGCTCTGGCTCCTGGGAGCCCGGTGCGGTGCCTCCAAGCACAGAACACCTGGACCCTCTGCTGAAAGATGCTCCCAAGCACCTGCCCAGTTGCCCTGACAAGGGCTTCACAG ATAAACTGTTCTACATCTACACATCGGGCACCACAGGGCTGCCCAAGGCCGCCATCGTGGTGCACAGCAG GTATTACCGCATGGCTGCCCTGGTGTACTATGGATTCCGCATGCGGCCCAACGACATCGTCTATGACTGCCTCCCCCTCTACCACTCAGCAG GAAACATCGTGGGAATCGGCCAGTGCCTGCTGCATGGCATGACGGTGGTGATTCGGAAGAAGTTCTCAGCCTCCCGGTTCTGGGACGATTGTATCAAGTACAACTGCACG ATTGTGCAGTACATTGGTGAACTGTGCCGCTACCTCCTGAACCAGCCACCGCGGGAGGCAGAAAACCAGCACCAGGTTCGCATGGCACTAGGCAATGGCCTCCGGCAGTCCATCTGGACCAACTTTTCCAGCCGCTTCCACATACCCCAGGTGGCTGAGTTCTACGGGGCCACGGAGTGcaactgtagcctgggcaacttcGACAGCCAG GTGGGGGCCTGTGGTTTCAATAGCCGCATCCTGTCCTTCGTGTACCCCATCCGGTTGGTACGTGTCAACGAGGACACCATGGAGCTGATCCGGGGGCCCGACGGCGTCTGCATTCCCTGCCAGCCAG GTGAGCCGGGCCAGCTGGTGGGCCGCATCATCCAGAAAGACCCCCTGCGCCGCTTCGATGGCTACCTCAACCAGGGCGCCAACAACAAGAAGATTGCCAAGGACGTCTTCAAGAAGGGGGACCAGGCCTACCTTACTG GTGATGTGCTGGTGATGGACGAGCTGGGCTACCTGTACTTCCGAGACCGCACTGGGGACACGTTCCGCTGGAAAGGTGAGAACGTGTCCACCACCGAGGTGGAAGGCACACTCAGCCGCCTGCTGGACATGGCTGACGTGGCCGTGTATGGTGTCGAGGTGCCAG GAACCGAGGGCCGGGCCGGAATGGCTGCTGTGGCCAGCCCCACTGGCAACTGTGACCTGGAGCGCTTTGCTCAGGTCTTGGAGAAGGAACTGCCCCTGTATGCGCGCCCCATCTTCCTGCGCCTCCTGCCTGAGCTGCACAAAACAG GAACCTACAAGTTCCAGAAGACAGAGCTACGGAAGGAGGGCTTTGACCCGGCTATTGTGAAAGACCCGCTGTTCTATCTAGATGCCCAGAAGGGCCGCTACGTCCCGCTGGACCAAGAGGCCTACAGCCGCATCCAGGCAGGCGAGGAGAAGCTGTGA
- the LOC134807627 gene encoding thymosin beta-4-like — translation MSDKPDMAEIEKFGKSKLKKTETQEKNPLPSKETIEQEKQAGES, via the coding sequence ATGTCTGACAAACCCGATATGGCTGAGATTGAGAAATTCGGTAAGTCGaaactgaagaagacagagaCGCAAGAGAAAAATCCACTGCCTTCCAAAGAAACGATTGAACAGGAGAAGCAAGCAGGCGAATCGTAa